The proteins below come from a single Microtus ochrogaster isolate Prairie Vole_2 chromosome 8, MicOch1.0, whole genome shotgun sequence genomic window:
- the Scgb1a1 gene encoding uteroglobin — protein MKVAILTIAVAMLSICSSSASSDVCPGFLQVLESLFTDPESRYKEALEFYSPGPELKDAGIQLKKLVDTLPEETRKNILKLSDKILTSPLCKKGLHF, from the exons ATGAAGGTCGCCATCCTCACAATCGCTGTTGCCATGCTGTCCATCTGCAGTAGCTCGG CTTCTTCAGATGTCTGCCCAGGGTTTCTTCAAGTCCTTGAGAGCCTCTTCACAGACCCAGAGTCCAGATATAAGGAAGCCCTAGAGTTTTACAGCCCCGGCCCAGAACTTAAAGATGCAGGAATCCAGCTGAAGAAACTGGTGGATACCCTCCCGGAGGAGACCAGAAAGAACATCCTGAAGCTCTCG GATAAAATCCTAACAAGCCCTCTGTGTAAGAAAGGCCTACACTTCTAA